One Syntrophaceae bacterium DNA window includes the following coding sequences:
- a CDS encoding zinc ABC transporter solute-binding protein, whose product MKAVLIVLAALAAFALPGSPSQVLAENARLTVFVSILPQAYFLERIGGDRVHVEVLVGKGQSPHAYEPSPQQMARLHEARAWFLIGIPFERHLVQKLRPDGSGPVLVETQKGVPRRALERHDHDAHRHEGTGGHEEHGAGAPDPHIWMSPRLVKIQARNIFEALARIDAASREHYARNLQSFLRDLDRVDADIARSLAPVRGRKMYVFHPAFGYFADAYGLIQVPVEIEGKEPGARQLARLIDRAKRDRVRVIFVQPQFSRKSAEAVAKAIGGAVVPVNPLAKEYLANLESVASAVGQGLR is encoded by the coding sequence ATGAAGGCCGTCCTGATCGTGCTCGCAGCCCTGGCTGCCTTCGCCCTGCCCGGCTCGCCCTCGCAGGTACTGGCCGAGAACGCGCGCCTCACCGTCTTTGTCAGCATCCTTCCCCAGGCTTATTTTCTCGAGCGGATCGGAGGGGACCGGGTTCACGTCGAGGTTCTCGTCGGCAAGGGGCAGTCGCCTCACGCCTACGAGCCCTCACCGCAGCAGATGGCCCGGCTGCACGAGGCGAGAGCCTGGTTTCTGATCGGAATCCCTTTTGAGCGGCACCTCGTCCAGAAACTGCGTCCCGACGGTTCCGGCCCGGTCCTGGTCGAGACGCAGAAAGGCGTCCCCCGCAGGGCCCTCGAGAGGCACGATCACGACGCGCACCGGCACGAGGGGACAGGCGGGCACGAGGAACACGGTGCCGGGGCGCCGGATCCCCACATCTGGATGTCCCCGAGACTCGTGAAAATCCAGGCCCGGAACATCTTCGAGGCCCTCGCCCGCATCGACGCAGCGTCCCGGGAGCATTACGCGAGGAACCTGCAGTCCTTCCTGAGGGACCTGGACCGCGTGGATGCCGACATCGCCCGTTCGCTTGCACCGGTCAGGGGGCGGAAGATGTATGTGTTTCACCCCGCCTTCGGTTACTTCGCCGACGCCTACGGGCTGATCCAGGTCCCCGTGGAGATCGAGGGCAAGGAGCCGGGAGCGCGGCAGCTCGCACGACTGATCGACCGGGCGAAACGGGACCGGGTGCGGGTGATCTTCGTGCAGCCGCAGTTTTCCCGCAAGTCGGCCGAGGCGGTGGCGAAGGCGATCGGGGGCGCCGTGGTGCCGGTCAATCCCCTCGCGAAGGAATACCTTGCCAATCTCGAATCCGTGGCCTCCGCCGTCGGGCAGGGCCTCCGGTGA
- a CDS encoding TlpA family protein disulfide reductase, with amino-acid sequence MMIACLAVAACSPGADAPKIPPPPIAVDAPAPDFRLRDLQGKEIRLADLRGRPVLLVFGATWCRYCIEEIPRIRDIHARGRAVNLEVLNIFVNDSENKVGEFAARHALPFTVLTDPDGKVAQLYQVRGVPMLVLLDRQGNILCIQCRNLENLLKRL; translated from the coding sequence ATGATGATCGCCTGCCTGGCTGTGGCGGCCTGCTCGCCCGGCGCAGATGCGCCGAAGATCCCGCCGCCGCCGATCGCCGTCGATGCCCCGGCGCCCGATTTCCGTCTCAGGGACCTCCAGGGCAAGGAAATCCGGCTTGCGGACTTGAGGGGCCGCCCGGTCCTGCTCGTCTTCGGCGCGACGTGGTGCCGCTACTGCATAGAGGAGATCCCCCGGATCAGGGACATTCACGCCCGGGGAAGGGCTGTAAACCTGGAGGTGCTCAACATCTTCGTCAACGACAGCGAGAATAAGGTCGGAGAGTTTGCTGCCCGGCACGCCCTGCCGTTCACGGTCCTGACGGACCCGGACGGGAAGGTGGCCCAGCTCTACCAGGTCCGGGGCGTCCCGATGCTCGTCCTGCTCGACCGTCAGGGCAACATTCTCTGCATCCAGTGCAGGAATCTCGAAAACCTTCTCAAGCGTCTCTGA
- the radC gene encoding DNA repair protein RadC yields MIAADQPGHLGHRDRLKARFERAGIDGLHDYEALELLLFYALPRKDVKPLAKELLKRFGSLRGVLDADCEALQAIPGIGRHTAVLFGIVREVASRSLRQRAEEREQISSTKELIDYCLASMGGLKDEHFAVICLDARNRIIEVETVQEGIVNQAVVYPRKVLEKALAHKASAIILVHNHPSGHVRPSDADIRLTRVLQDAARVMDIALHDHLIVGANRFFSFREEGIL; encoded by the coding sequence ATGATCGCCGCGGACCAACCCGGCCACCTCGGCCACCGCGACAGGCTCAAGGCCCGTTTCGAGCGGGCGGGGATCGACGGCCTGCACGACTACGAGGCCTTGGAGCTGCTGCTCTTTTATGCCCTGCCGCGCAAGGATGTGAAGCCCCTGGCGAAGGAACTCCTGAAACGCTTCGGGTCCCTCCGGGGCGTACTCGACGCCGACTGCGAGGCCCTGCAGGCGATCCCCGGCATCGGCCGCCACACGGCCGTCCTGTTCGGCATCGTCCGCGAGGTCGCCTCACGATCCCTTCGGCAGCGGGCCGAGGAGCGCGAGCAGATCTCCTCGACGAAGGAGCTGATTGATTACTGCCTCGCCTCGATGGGCGGCCTGAAGGACGAGCATTTCGCCGTCATCTGCCTCGACGCGCGCAACCGCATCATCGAGGTCGAGACCGTCCAGGAGGGAATCGTGAACCAGGCCGTCGTCTACCCGCGGAAGGTCCTCGAAAAGGCCCTCGCGCACAAGGCCTCGGCCATCATCCTCGTGCACAATCACCCCTCGGGCCACGTGCGGCCCTCCGATGCGGACATCCGCCTTACCCGGGTTCTCCAGGACGCGGCCCGCGTCATGGACATCGCGCTGCACGATCATCTCATCGTGGGCGCCAACCGCTTCTTCAGCTTCCGCGAGGAAGGCATCCTGTAA
- a CDS encoding metal-dependent transcriptional regulator, whose product MEESCKPCTGEDLEEILEEVWTALEQRNETPAAGARVTAAGISDEQRERLVSEGLALHSDRDLVLTEEGFLKARDVIRSHRLAERLLHDVLNLNSEEMERSACRFEHMLGNDAADSVCILLGHPRSCPHGRPIPPGDCCVAGETMLRPLVVPLTELDTGETATVAYIGTRDNARLSYLTSLGVMTGRPLELVQRRPSYIVKIDESTVAFDDAIAREIFVRPVHRKKREARGWRRRFRWRDGRS is encoded by the coding sequence ATGGAAGAATCCTGCAAACCCTGCACGGGTGAGGATCTGGAAGAGATCCTCGAAGAGGTCTGGACAGCCTTGGAGCAGCGAAACGAGACGCCCGCGGCGGGTGCGCGCGTCACGGCCGCGGGCATCTCGGATGAGCAGCGCGAACGGCTCGTTTCAGAGGGGCTGGCCCTGCACAGCGACAGGGATCTCGTCCTGACCGAGGAGGGGTTTCTCAAGGCGCGGGACGTCATCCGCAGCCATCGCCTCGCGGAGCGGCTCCTGCACGATGTGCTCAACCTCAACAGCGAGGAGATGGAGCGGTCGGCCTGCCGCTTCGAGCACATGCTGGGCAATGATGCCGCGGATTCGGTCTGCATCCTGCTGGGACACCCGCGGAGCTGCCCGCACGGCAGACCCATCCCTCCCGGCGACTGCTGCGTGGCCGGGGAGACGATGCTGAGGCCGCTGGTGGTGCCGCTGACGGAACTCGACACCGGCGAGACGGCGACCGTGGCCTATATCGGAACGCGGGACAACGCCCGGCTGTCCTACCTGACCTCGCTGGGCGTCATGACGGGCCGGCCCCTGGAACTCGTGCAGCGGCGGCCGTCGTACATCGTGAAGATCGACGAGAGCACCGTGGCCTTCGACGATGCCATCGCCCGGGAGATCTTCGTGAGGCCCGTCCACCGGAAGAAACGCGAAGCCCGGGGCTGGAGGCGGCGCTTCCGGTGGCGGGACGGGCGAAGCTGA
- a CDS encoding transcriptional repressor, with protein sequence MEHCDIRTTLDRAGLSKTPQRMAVLRALVHADTPLSAKDILDRLGGGSRINKVTVYRTLSSLKAERIIREIATDHGVSFYEMACLHNPAHPHFYCRACRSLACLPAVEAHRKWLQGLRPSDAVVESVAVHVTGLCRKCLRTVRRGDP encoded by the coding sequence ATGGAACACTGCGACATCCGCACCACGCTCGATCGTGCCGGCCTCTCGAAGACGCCCCAGCGCATGGCCGTCCTGAGGGCCCTGGTGCACGCGGACACCCCGCTGAGCGCGAAGGACATCCTGGACCGGCTCGGCGGCGGAAGCCGGATCAACAAGGTCACGGTCTACCGGACCCTGTCCTCACTGAAGGCCGAACGCATCATCCGGGAAATCGCGACGGACCACGGCGTCAGCTTCTACGAGATGGCCTGCCTGCATAACCCGGCGCACCCCCATTTCTACTGTCGCGCCTGCCGGAGCCTTGCCTGCCTGCCCGCCGTGGAAGCCCACCGCAAGTGGCTCCAGGGGCTGAGACCGTCCGACGCGGTCGTCGAGAGCGTCGCCGTTCATGTCACGGGGCTGTGCCGCAAGTGCCTAAGAACCGTTCGGAGAGGGGATCCATGA
- a CDS encoding ABC transporter ATP-binding protein, translated as MMSPKDVVTLSHVSFSYDGVPVLDDVSFTIPERSFISIVGPNGGGKTTLLKLMLGLLKPTRGSIEVLGTSPVRARTRVGYMPQHAQLDPQFPVSVLDVVLMGRMGKGAGWGPYSRQDRAVALDSLRKLEMEDLSDRPFTALSGGQRQRVLIARALACEPEMLLLDEPTANVDLAVETELFELLHDMSKAIAVVVVSHDLGFVSHYVQSVVCVNRRVMVHPTADVTGEVIRDLYLSDVCMVRHHHREG; from the coding sequence ATGATGTCCCCGAAAGACGTTGTCACCCTCAGCCATGTCTCCTTCTCCTATGACGGTGTCCCGGTCCTGGACGACGTGAGTTTCACGATCCCCGAGCGCTCCTTCATCTCTATCGTCGGCCCCAACGGCGGCGGGAAGACCACCCTGCTGAAGCTGATGCTCGGACTTCTCAAACCGACGCGGGGAAGCATCGAGGTCCTCGGGACGAGTCCCGTCCGGGCCCGCACCCGCGTCGGCTACATGCCCCAGCATGCCCAGCTCGACCCGCAGTTTCCCGTCAGCGTTCTCGACGTCGTCCTCATGGGCCGGATGGGCAAGGGAGCGGGGTGGGGACCCTACAGCAGGCAGGACCGGGCCGTCGCGCTCGATTCGTTGCGGAAACTCGAGATGGAGGATCTCTCGGATCGGCCGTTCACGGCCCTCTCCGGCGGGCAGCGCCAGCGGGTGCTCATCGCCCGGGCCCTCGCCTGCGAGCCGGAGATGCTGCTCCTGGATGAACCGACGGCGAATGTCGATCTGGCGGTTGAAACGGAGCTTTTCGAATTGCTCCACGACATGAGCAAGGCGATTGCCGTGGTCGTGGTCAGCCACGACCTGGGATTCGTCTCGCATTATGTCCAGAGCGTGGTATGCGTCAACCGCAGGGTCATGGTGCACCCGACCGCGGACGTGACGGGCGAGGTGATCCGCGACCTCTACCTGTCCGACGTCTGCATGGTCAGGCATCATCACCGGGAGGGCTGA
- the feoB gene encoding ferrous iron transport protein B, with translation MEQSAASTVRTKSLSPGDIPSERRLVLVGNPNVGKSKIFSLLTGEYVVVSNYPGTTVEVRSGKAADLDYYVVDTPGIAGVVPHSDEERVTLKTLLSEGLEAVLQVGDAQNLRRTLLLTMALIEADVPLVLALNLADEAEKKGYVIDAARLSKGLGIPVVQTVAIRGKGREELLDALRRPAKSPLRIIYDARVEEAVTGIAGLLPHYPVSRRAVALTLLSGDPSLVDALLGDQAGESRAIKNLIVQTQSRVLEPLSRVILETRMAIVERLIRECVTLRRGRGFRTRFADRLDRFTTHPVGGALLLLGILYGIYEFVGVFAAGTVVDFFQNVVFGEWLLPPVVGAISHVPYAAVRDFLVGPYGQITMGITYSLAIVFPTVTAFYLVFSILEDTGYLPRLEVMINRLFSLIGLNGKAVIPIVLGFGCGTMAAVVTRILETRRERIIATLILALGIPCAPQMGLILGMFARIGFFALVLFVVLLSVQLMAAGWLASRLLPGQTTAFVAELPPYRLPAPGDVLGKTVYRSYWFVREVIPWFLLGTALLFVADRVGALEALKRLLDPVVVGLLSLPAETTEGFILGFLRREYVAAYFFDIYGRGLMDNLQAFVATMVMTLFVPCVANTFVIIKERGFLTGSGIILFVFIYAIVAGGVLNSVLRLLHVTF, from the coding sequence ATGGAACAGTCGGCAGCAAGCACGGTTCGAACGAAATCTTTGTCGCCGGGTGACATCCCCTCGGAGCGGCGGCTCGTTCTGGTCGGCAACCCGAATGTCGGCAAGAGCAAGATCTTCTCCCTGCTCACCGGGGAATACGTCGTCGTGTCCAATTACCCGGGCACCACGGTGGAGGTCAGGTCGGGAAAGGCCGCGGACCTGGACTATTACGTGGTGGACACGCCCGGGATCGCCGGCGTCGTGCCGCACAGCGACGAGGAACGCGTCACCCTCAAGACCCTCCTCTCGGAGGGGCTCGAGGCGGTCCTCCAGGTCGGCGATGCGCAGAACCTTCGGCGGACGCTGCTGCTCACGATGGCCCTGATCGAGGCGGATGTGCCTCTCGTCCTCGCCCTCAATCTCGCCGACGAGGCGGAAAAGAAGGGCTACGTCATCGATGCGGCCCGGCTCTCCAAGGGTCTCGGAATCCCCGTGGTGCAGACCGTCGCGATCCGGGGAAAGGGCAGGGAGGAGTTGCTGGACGCCCTGCGCAGACCCGCGAAGTCCCCGCTGCGGATCATCTACGATGCCCGCGTGGAGGAGGCCGTGACGGGTATCGCGGGCCTCCTGCCGCACTATCCCGTTTCCCGGAGGGCCGTCGCGCTGACCCTGCTTTCGGGGGACCCGTCGCTCGTGGACGCGCTGCTGGGGGATCAGGCCGGTGAGAGCCGGGCGATCAAGAACCTCATCGTGCAGACGCAGTCCCGTGTTCTCGAGCCTCTGTCGAGGGTCATCCTGGAGACCCGGATGGCAATCGTGGAGCGGCTGATCCGCGAGTGCGTGACGCTTCGCCGGGGCAGGGGGTTCCGGACGAGGTTCGCCGACCGCCTCGACCGCTTTACAACCCACCCGGTCGGCGGCGCTCTGCTGCTGCTCGGGATTCTCTACGGGATATACGAGTTCGTGGGTGTGTTTGCGGCCGGGACCGTCGTGGATTTCTTCCAGAACGTTGTATTCGGCGAATGGCTGCTGCCGCCCGTTGTGGGAGCGATCTCCCACGTCCCCTACGCCGCCGTGCGGGACTTTCTGGTGGGGCCCTACGGACAGATCACCATGGGCATCACCTACTCGCTTGCCATCGTGTTCCCGACGGTGACGGCCTTCTACCTCGTGTTCTCCATCCTCGAGGACACGGGTTACCTCCCGCGCCTCGAGGTGATGATCAACCGGCTCTTTTCCCTGATCGGCCTCAACGGCAAGGCGGTCATCCCGATCGTCCTGGGGTTCGGGTGCGGGACCATGGCGGCCGTCGTGACCCGGATCCTCGAGACACGGCGGGAGCGGATCATCGCGACACTGATCCTCGCCCTCGGGATCCCCTGCGCGCCGCAGATGGGGCTGATCCTCGGGATGTTCGCCCGGATCGGGTTTTTCGCCCTCGTCCTGTTCGTCGTGCTGCTGTCTGTCCAGCTCATGGCAGCCGGGTGGCTCGCCTCGAGGCTGCTGCCCGGTCAGACAACGGCCTTCGTCGCGGAGCTTCCCCCCTACAGGCTCCCTGCGCCGGGCGATGTGCTGGGCAAGACGGTCTACCGTTCCTACTGGTTCGTGCGGGAGGTGATCCCCTGGTTCCTCCTGGGGACGGCACTGCTCTTCGTCGCCGACCGGGTGGGAGCGCTGGAGGCGCTGAAGCGCCTTCTGGACCCCGTCGTCGTCGGGCTTCTCAGCCTCCCGGCGGAGACGACCGAGGGCTTCATCCTCGGCTTTCTGCGGAGGGAGTACGTGGCGGCCTACTTCTTCGACATCTACGGGCGGGGCCTCATGGACAACCTGCAGGCCTTTGTGGCCACCATGGTCATGACGCTCTTCGTGCCCTGCGTCGCCAACACCTTCGTGATCATCAAGGAGAGGGGATTCCTGACCGGTTCGGGCATCATCCTCTTCGTGTTCATCTACGCCATTGTCGCGGGCGGCGTCCTGAACTCCGTGCTGCGGCTGCTGCACGTGACGTTCTGA
- a CDS encoding transcriptional repressor, giving the protein MERAWKSLRMTPRREIILEILREHGHLDAYELLERARRRDPRISLATVYRALAYFRERNVILGRSFGEGHSHFEVHDAETGAHAHFICTRCGTVREVQGTFIRDLEAFAKREKFRVTRAHLDLFGLCEDCASR; this is encoded by the coding sequence ATGGAGCGAGCATGGAAATCCCTGCGGATGACGCCGCGCCGGGAAATCATCCTGGAGATCCTCCGGGAGCACGGCCACCTGGATGCCTACGAGCTCCTGGAACGTGCACGCCGCCGGGACCCGCGGATCAGCCTGGCGACGGTGTACCGGGCCCTGGCCTACTTCCGCGAGCGGAACGTGATCCTGGGCCGGAGCTTCGGCGAGGGGCACTCCCATTTCGAGGTGCACGATGCCGAGACGGGGGCCCATGCCCATTTCATCTGCACGCGGTGCGGGACGGTGCGCGAGGTGCAGGGAACGTTCATCCGGGACCTGGAGGCCTTTGCGAAGCGCGAGAAATTCAGGGTGACGCGGGCGCATCTGGACCTCTTCGGGCTTTGCGAAGACTGTGCCTCGCGATGA
- a CDS encoding metal ABC transporter permease, with amino-acid sequence MAEFLTDLTRYPFLQHALLAGVLAGVACGVIGSYVVTKKISTIAGSISHTVLGGLGAARYFQVVHGWDWFHPLYGAVLAALLSAVAIGVVTLKARQREDTVIGALWAIGMAVGILFISRTPGYNEDLMSYLFGSILMVSDRDLWLIAGLDLAVVTIGAVFYNQFLAICFDEEFARLRGVRVEWFYLLLLCLTALTVVLLVTVVGIIMVIALITLPAAVAGEFTKRLWHMMVLSAVLTVFFTTAGLAVSYGPNWPSGPTIIVIAGAVYLLSIAVPRLFSSNG; translated from the coding sequence ATGGCCGAATTCCTGACGGACCTGACACGCTACCCGTTCCTCCAGCACGCCCTGCTCGCCGGGGTGCTTGCCGGCGTCGCCTGCGGGGTCATCGGAAGCTACGTCGTCACGAAGAAGATCAGCACCATCGCGGGAAGCATCTCGCACACCGTGCTGGGGGGCCTGGGGGCCGCCCGCTATTTCCAGGTGGTTCACGGCTGGGATTGGTTCCACCCGCTCTACGGCGCCGTCCTGGCCGCCCTGCTCTCCGCGGTGGCGATCGGGGTGGTCACCCTGAAGGCACGGCAGCGAGAAGACACCGTGATCGGCGCCCTCTGGGCCATCGGCATGGCCGTCGGGATCCTCTTCATATCCCGGACGCCCGGCTACAACGAAGACCTCATGAGCTATCTCTTCGGGAGCATCCTCATGGTCTCCGACCGTGACCTCTGGCTGATCGCCGGTCTCGACCTCGCCGTCGTGACCATCGGGGCGGTCTTCTACAACCAGTTTCTCGCGATCTGCTTCGACGAGGAGTTCGCCCGCCTGAGGGGGGTCCGGGTCGAGTGGTTCTATCTCCTGCTGCTGTGCCTCACGGCCCTGACGGTCGTGCTGCTCGTCACCGTCGTGGGAATCATCATGGTCATCGCCCTGATCACCCTGCCTGCAGCCGTGGCCGGTGAGTTCACGAAGAGGCTGTGGCACATGATGGTGCTCTCGGCGGTCCTGACCGTCTTTTTCACAACCGCCGGTCTCGCGGTGAGTTACGGCCCCAACTGGCCCTCCGGGCCGACCATCATCGTCATCGCCGGGGCCGTTTACCTGCTTTCGATCGCGGTGCCGCGGCTTTTCAGCTCGAACGGTTGA